A single region of the Fusarium keratoplasticum isolate Fu6.1 chromosome 7, whole genome shotgun sequence genome encodes:
- a CDS encoding HET domain-containing protein: MRLINTETLDIESFIGPEFPRYAILSHTWTDDEPTLADAQAGFLAGRSSAGCRKVRDFCTLARQDGLSYAWADTCCIDKTSSSELTESINSMFRWYTSADICYVYLADLESDASSDTMASCRWFTRGWTLQELIAPSKLQFYDKEWGLRGSKMDFADQLLQITNIPDAVLQDRTSLRIIPVGRRMSWAANRQTTRPEDMAYCLMGIFDEEIMKSSNDLSIFLWQSARGPRYRGILAEEPSEFVSASRLRVGVAGMDSPQFTITNKGVKIKASLADSGRGIFALSLNHVDEDSTTDEVLGVWLKRHRNGAYARAYPHVLVIVSESVFGTPSRRYLSKHMSPTMAEAVDSATDNAFVFEGDFHSQYYQHLSTTSSAWWDRDRMAYLRDNGLPFVAFHLFRAGWDNSRRDNRFVLAFGVAEDGTAWLSLAADSWTRPSKGAELLAAALKGDLKAVEALGLELWKEHKQKEMEHKELWGHEQLPQSLTFIRRGPTMLPTGLSEQPYTLEVYIGRGHLDGHDVYLVTLGKKMPRYRRMVEIAAPLVLFYLVFIRVLETTCTGFI, from the exons ATGCGCTTGATCAACACTGAAACTCTAGATATTGAAAGTTTCATTGGCCCTGAGTTTCCAAGATATGCCATTCTCTCGCACACATGGACTGATGACGAGCCAACCTTGGCAGACGCTCAAGCCGGCTTTCTAGCAGGACGCTCAAGTGCCGGATGTCGAAAGGTTAGAGATTTTTGCACACTTGCACGGCAAGATGGCCTCTCGTACGCTTGGGCCGATACGTgctgcatcgacaagaccagcagcagcgagtTGACTGAGTCGATCAACTCCATGTTCCGATGGTACACGTCGGCCGACATCTGCTATGTCTACCTTGCCGACCTGGAGAGCGATGCTTCGTCAGACACCATGGCCTCGTGCAGGTGGTTTACAAGAGGATGGACCCTCCAAGAACTCATCGCACCCAGTAAGCTACAGTTCTACGACAAGGAATGGGGCTTGCGCGGTTCAAAGATGGATTTTGCCGATCAGCTTCTACAGATCACAAACATCCCCGACGCTGTCCTTCAAGATCGGACGTCATTACGCATTATACCAGTCGGGCGAAGGATGTCGTGGGCAGCGAATCGCCAGACGACACGACCAGAGGATATGGCCTATTGCCTGATGGGGATATTCGAC GAAGAGATCATGAAGAGCAGCAACGATCTCAGCATATTCCTATGGCAATCAGCTCGGGGTCCAAGGTATCGCGGTATACTAGCAGAGGAGCCATCAGAGTTTGTTTCCGCTTCTCGCCTCAGGGTTGGGGTTGCCGGCATGGATAGTCCGCAGTTCACCATTACGAACAAGGGCGTTAAGATCAAGGCTAGCCTCGCAGACAGCGGCCGGGGCATCTTTGCCCTGAGTCTCAATCACGTCGACGAAGATTCGACGACAGATGAGGTTTTGGGCGTCTGGCTCAAGAGACACAGGAACGGAGCGTATGCGAGGGCCTACCCCCACGTCCTCGTTATTGTATCCGAGAGCGTGTTTGGAACTCCCTCCCGCAGATATCTCAGCAAGCACATGTCACCAACCATGGCTGAAGCGGTCGACTCGGCTACAGACAATGCGTTTGTCTTTGAAGGCGACTTTCATAGTCAGTACTATCAGCATCTATCCACCACCTCTAGCGCGTGGTGGGATCGGGACAGGATGGCCTATCTACGGGACAATGGACTGCCATTTGTGGCTTTTCACCTATTTCGCGCAGGGTGGGATAACTCAAGGCGTGATAACCGCTTCGTGCTCGCATTTGGCGTCGCTGAAGACGGGACTGCCTGGCTTTCGCTCGCAGCTGATTCATGGACACGGCCTTCAAAAGGTGCAGAACTGTTAGCTGCAGCATTAAAAGGAGATCTCAAGGCTGTCGAAGCCCTAGGGCTCGAGTTGTGGAAGGAACACaagcagaaggagatggagcacAAGGAGTTATGGGGCCACGAGCAACTCCCACAAAGCCTCACTTTTATCAGGCGAGGCCCAACTATGTTACCGACAGGTCTTTCTGAGCAGCCATACACGTTGGAGGTTTATATTGGCAGAGGTCACCTGGACGGCCATGACGTGTATCTTGTGACGCTTGGTAAGAAGATGCCACGGTATCGTCGTATGGTGGAGATTGCTGCCCCTCTTGTTTTGTTTTATCTTGTGT TCATCCGCGTTTTAGAAACTACCTGCACTGGCTTCATCTAG